The following are encoded in a window of Phragmites australis chromosome 22, lpPhrAust1.1, whole genome shotgun sequence genomic DNA:
- the LOC133904861 gene encoding psbP domain-containing protein 4, chloroplastic isoform X2 — MAWQQIRACWQGGSPGCLTLMKMTGWRTYRRPDDKSGGHGVGWSPIIPYSFKVPDGWEEVPVSIADLGGTEIDLRFANSKQGRLFVIVAPVRRFADDLDDATIQKIGTPQKVINAFGPEVIGENVEGKVLSMETAEHSERTYYQFELEPPHVFITATAAGNRLYLFSVTAKGLQWKRHYKDLKQIAESFRVV, encoded by the exons ATGGCCTGGCAGCAAATCAGGGCCTGCTGGCAGGGAGGGTCCCCGGGCTGTCTGACCCTGATGAAAATG ACAGGTTGGAGAACATATCGTAGGCCAGACGATAAGTCCGGCGGTCACGGAGTCGGCTGGAGTCCGATCATCCCCTACAGCTTCAAAGTTCCTGATGGCTGGGAAGAG GTCCCTGTGTCGATTGCTGATCTCGGTGGCACGGAGATCGACCTGCGGTTTGCAAACTCGAAGCAGGGCCGATTGTTTGTCATCGTTGCACCGGTACGCAGGTTTGCAG atgatcTTGATGATGCCACCATCCAAAAGATCGGCACACCTCAAAAGGTGATCAACGCCTTTGGGCCAGAGGTCATCGGAGAGAATGTGGAAGGGAAGGTCTTGTCCATGGAGACAGCAGAGCATTCAGAAAGAACTTACTACCAGTTTGAGCTGGAGCCACCCCATGTGTTCATTACAGCTACTGCTGCTGGAAACAGGCTATATCTATTCAGTGTAACTGCAAAAG GGCTGCAATGGAAGAGACATTACAAGGATCTGAAGCAAATAGCAGAATCATTTCGTGTCGTCTAG
- the LOC133904861 gene encoding psbP domain-containing protein 4, chloroplastic isoform X1, translating into MDQKFRTQQKRTLSWKNQKQSSSDFTNSQKGRRLRNYREASSQLISHFLAEMSSTVLFLPSSSLFLTKQALLTKGRAAAAVRCSSGPTLSVSHQEEGEGEGVAMVGRRHALASSAAACGASVFGFAGDGLAANQGLLAGRVPGLSDPDENGWRTYRRPDDKSGGHGVGWSPIIPYSFKVPDGWEEVPVSIADLGGTEIDLRFANSKQGRLFVIVAPVRRFADDLDDATIQKIGTPQKVINAFGPEVIGENVEGKVLSMETAEHSERTYYQFELEPPHVFITATAAGNRLYLFSVTAKGLQWKRHYKDLKQIAESFRVV; encoded by the exons ATGGATCAGAAGTTCAGAACTCAACAGAAGAGGACTCTCTCTTGGAAAAACCAGAAGCAAAGCTCTTCAGACTTCACGAACAGCCAGAAAGGCAGAAGACTAAGGAATTACAGAGAAGCAAGCTCCCAACTAATCTCAcattttcttgcagagatgagCAGCACAGTGCTGTTCTTGCCAAGCTCCTCTCTGTTCCTCACAAAGCAAGCCCTCCTCACCAAGGGCAGGGCAGCTGCAGCTGTGAGGTGCAGCAGTGGGCCCACCCTGTCAGTGTCACATCAGGAggagggggaaggggagggagTAGCAATGGTGGGGAGGAGGCATGCATTAGCTTCTTCAGCTGCTGCCTGTGGAGCTTCTGTGTTTGGTTTTGCAGGTGATGGCCTGGCAGCAAATCAGGGCCTGCTGGCAGGGAGGGTCCCCGGGCTGTCTGACCCTGATGAAAATG GTTGGAGAACATATCGTAGGCCAGACGATAAGTCCGGCGGTCACGGAGTCGGCTGGAGTCCGATCATCCCCTACAGCTTCAAAGTTCCTGATGGCTGGGAAGAG GTCCCTGTGTCGATTGCTGATCTCGGTGGCACGGAGATCGACCTGCGGTTTGCAAACTCGAAGCAGGGCCGATTGTTTGTCATCGTTGCACCGGTACGCAGGTTTGCAG atgatcTTGATGATGCCACCATCCAAAAGATCGGCACACCTCAAAAGGTGATCAACGCCTTTGGGCCAGAGGTCATCGGAGAGAATGTGGAAGGGAAGGTCTTGTCCATGGAGACAGCAGAGCATTCAGAAAGAACTTACTACCAGTTTGAGCTGGAGCCACCCCATGTGTTCATTACAGCTACTGCTGCTGGAAACAGGCTATATCTATTCAGTGTAACTGCAAAAG GGCTGCAATGGAAGAGACATTACAAGGATCTGAAGCAAATAGCAGAATCATTTCGTGTCGTCTAG